In the Hordeum vulgare subsp. vulgare chromosome 7H, MorexV3_pseudomolecules_assembly, whole genome shotgun sequence genome, one interval contains:
- the LOC123410069 gene encoding disease resistance protein PIK6-NP-like, which yields MVVWNVNNYSQKSYSRHHQPQAGDDEDLVQSSVSGPRPSSPPAAPTDPDPEEPGLFCCQPAGGMEIAVGALSGMVEALPGKLAELVQQEYELLSGARGDVAFFQAELRTMHAAVLRCEALEDPDVQTSSWIAQVRDLAYDIEDWVDLFAHRVDAGTHDADTSHRFSRWIRRLTTIPDRHVIATELKELRARVVEVSELRKRYSLGPQMQSHHPAAVDPRLFALYADSAGLVGMDGPREEVAEMVTGAGSDGLKVVSIVGMAGSGKTTLAREVYRLVGAGFKCRALVSVGRSSDVAKVLGDMLSQVDGVYSRGRGDAGDVNQLIVRLRQHLQDKRYLVMIDDLWSVQTWGIIKHCFPENNLGSRIITTTRIEAVAKAAAGDNVYKTRLLDEANAETLFKQRTFGGVGGCPAHLKDVSTRIMRKCGGLPLAIVSVGGLLASKVRTRDEFERSGLEWRTNSELQEMKQIIKLSYSDLPANLKTCLLHLSIFPENHEIKIERLARRWIAEGFISEQRGTSIEETARNYISELIGRNLIQPSQMNHDGTHSSYVLHPVIHDFIICKSMEDNFVALVHAEQQDVPLPPGNGTVRRLSLLNSGKHDQAAAQIGGAKVSRARSITAFSHTGRTPRLNELSVLRVLDLEGCQGPLCLDGLCRLLLLRYLSLKGTDVCELPAQIGELRCLETLDVRSTKVKELPPSILRLEKLMHLLAGNAKLPSGINKMKLLLTLSCSNIGKSADANIIQELSEMVSLSELELFCNVTQAYGDKKQVAFPSGGFRSLKKLSIRCSLLSVTFVTDALSKVEVLELKFEEGHSEESGGLSGIQHLTGLKHMIVEFSQHDADAAAAAAAVKKTAEKVHPNCQVIIMSIDKKIDE from the exons ATGGTGGTGTGGAATGTGAATAATTACAGCCAAAAAAGTTATTCGCGCCACCACCAACCGCAAGCAGGCGACGACGAAGACTTGGTTCAGTCTTCAGTGTCAGGTCCACGCCCATCCTCGCCGCCGGCGGCACCCACAGATCCAGATCCAGAGGAGCCTGGTCTGTTCTGTTGTCAACCGGCCGGCGGGATGGAGATCGCGGTGGGCGCGCTGTCGGGCATGGTGGAGGCGCTGCCGGGCAAGCTGGCGGAGCTGGTGCAGCAGGAGTACGAGCTGCTCTCCGGCGCCCGCGGGGACGTCGCCTTCTTCCAGGCCGAGCTGAGGACCATGCACGCCGCCGTGCTCCGCTGCGAGGCCCTCGAGGACCCCGACGTCCAGACCTCCAGCTGGATCGCCCAGGTCCGCGACCTCGCCTACGACATCGAGGACTGGGTCGACCTCTTCGCCCACCGCGTCGACGCCGGCACCCACGACGCCGACACCTCCCACCGGTTCTCCCGCTGGATCCGCCGGCTCACCACCATCCCCGACCGCCACGTCATCGCCACCGAGCTGAAGGAGCTCCGGGCGCGCGTCGTCGAGGTGAGCGAGCTGCGGAAGCGCTACAGCCTCGGCCCGCAGATGCAGTCTCATCACCCGGCCGCCGTCGACCCCCGGCTCTTCGCGCTCTACGCCGACAGCGCCGGCCTCGTCGGCATGGACgggccacgggaggaggtggcggagatGGTGACCGGAGCGGGCTCGGACGGCCTCAAGGTCGTGTCCATCGTCGGGATGGCCGGCTCCGGGAAGACGACGCTTGCCAGGGAGGTGTATAGGTTGGTCGGTGCGGGGTTCAAGTGCCGCGCGTTGGTTTCGGTCGGCCGGAGCTCGGATGTCGCCAAGGTGCTCGGCGATATGCTATCCCAAGTGGACGGCGTGTACAGCAGAGGACGAGGTGATGCCGGCGATGTGAATCAATTGATTGTGAGGCTGAGGCAGCATCTGCAAGATAAGAG GTATCTTGTTATGATTGATGATTTATGGAGTGTTCAAACCTGGGGGATAATCAAACACTGTTTTCCAGAGAACAATCTTGGGAGTCGGATAATCACTACAACAAGAATTGAGGCTGTTGCAAAAGCAGCTGCAGGTGACAATGTTTACAAGACTCGTCTTCTTGATGAAGCCAATGCCGAAACCTTGTTTAAACAAAGAACTTTTGGGGGTGTGGGTGGGTGCCCTGCCCATTTGAAGGATGTCTCAACTCGGATCATGAGAAAGTGTGGTGGTTTGCCACTTGCTATAGTGAGCGTGGGCGGCTTATTAGCCAGCAAGGTGCGCACAAGAGATGAATTTGAGCGGTCAGGACTGGAATGGCGGACAAATTCAGAGCTACAAGAGATGAAACAGATCATCAAACTCAGCTACAGTGATCTGCCTGCCAATCTCAAGACATGCCTATTACACCTAAGCATATTTCCCGAGAACCATGAGATCAAAATAGAGCGTCTTGCGAGGCGTTGGATTGCAGAAGGTTTCATCAGTGAACAGCGTGGCACAAGCATAGAGGAAACAGCGAGAAACTACATCAGTGAGCTCATTGGCAGAAACTTAATCCAACCATCACAGATGAATCATGATGGCACCCATAGCAGCTACGTTCTTCATCCAGTAATACACGATTTCATCATTTGCAAGTCCATGGAAGACAACTTTGTTGCTCTGGTACATGCTGAACAGCAAGATGTCCCACTCCCACCTGGTAATGGCACTGTTCGACGGCTATCATTGCTGAATAGTGGTAAGCATGATCAGGCTGCTGCACAAATTGGTGGGGCAAAAGTATCTCGTGCTCGCTCGATCACCGCATTTTCTCACACCGGTCGCACGCCTCGTCTGAATGAACTCAGTGTACTGCGGGTTCTTGACCTGGAAGGCTGTCAAGGTCCACTCTGCCTTGATGGTCTCTGCAGATTGCTGCTTCTGAGGTACTTGAGCCTCAAGGGAACAGATGTTTGCGAACTCCCTGCACAGATTGGGGAGCTAAGATGTCTGGAGACACTGGATGTGAGATCGACGAAGGTGAAAGAATTACCTCCTAGCATTCTCAGGCTGGAAAAGTTGATGCATTTGCTCGCAGGGAATGCCAAGTTGCCGAGTGGGATAAACAAAATGAAGTTATTGCTGACACTTTCATGCAGCAATATCGGGAAGAGCGCTGATGCGAACATCATCCAAGAGCTCAGTGAAATGGTAAGCTTGAGCGAACTGGAACTATTTTGTAATGTTACTCAGGCGTATGGGGATAAGAAACAAGTCGCATTTCCAAGCGGTGGATTTCGTAGTCTTAAGAAGCTTTCAATAAGGTGCAGCTTGCTATCAGTGACCTTTGTGACCGATGCTTTATCGAAGGTTGAAGTGCTTGAGCTAAAGTTTGAAGAAGGCCATTCAGAGGAGTCGGGGGGTCTGTCTGGCATACAGCATCTGACAGGCCTGAAGCATATGATCGTCGAGTTTTCGCAGCATGATGCGGATgcggcagcagcagctgcggcagTAAAGAAGACTGCTGAGAAGGTCCACCCTAATTGTCAAGTGATCATCATGAGCATTGATAAGAAGATCGACGAATAG